The Candidatus Nitronereus thalassa genome includes the window GTCAAAGAGCTCACGGCTTTGCACACCACTGCCCGTCTTTTTCAGGAAGAACACGCTTCTACCGAATCCCTTTTAGAAAAAATAGCCGCGCTCCTGCCTCCCTCCTGGCAATATCCCGACATTACCGCCGGTCGAATTTGTTTTGATGGGTTAAACATTACCACCCCGAATTTTCAGGACACGCCCTGGGTGCAAAGAGCCACCTTTCAATGCCAGGGAAATCGCGCAGGCTCCATTGAGGTGGTGTACTTGGAAGAAAAACCCCACGAGGTAGAGGGTCCCTTTCTTGCCGAAGAGCGTCACCTAATCAATTCTCTTGCCGAAATGCTCAAAATTCATCTTGATCGGAAGCGGTCCCACGAGGAACTACGAAAACTTTCGAAAGTATACATGGATGCAACTGATCCCATCATCATCGAAGATTTGAATGGGATCATTGTGGACGTCAACCCGGAAACAGAGCGTGTCTATGGGTGGACTTCCCAAGAATTAATTGGCCAATCCATCATGCAATTGGTTCCCCCAGAAGGGCAGGCCTTGTCTCAGGAACTGAGGCAACAATGCCAACAGGGTCACGTCGTGAGAAATATCTCATCTTATCGTCGATCAAAATCCGGAGCTGTGATGCCTATTTTGATCTCTCTTTCGCTTTTGACAGAGGAGGACGGCCAGCCAACAGGACTGGCGACGTTTACGAAGGACATCTCTGAATTAAAAGAAGCCGAGGCGGAACTCAGAAAAGCGCACAACGAACTAGAACAACGTGTCCAAATCCGCACAGCCGAACTTTCAAAAGCCAATCACGCATTGACGCAGGAAATTGCCCAACGCAAAGAAGCAGAACATAACCTGGAAGAGGCACTTGAAAAGATTCAACGGAGCCATGACGACCTTCAGGCAATTATGAATCAATTGCACATTGGAATGGCCCTCGTTAATCGAGAAGGAAAGATTGTCTTTCTCAGTCAAGGCATGCGGCATCTTTCACTAAGGCATCCAGAACGGTTCATCGGGCATTCCTGGGAACAGTTATTTGAGGACAAGGAACACCTGCCCGTTCTAATCGATATGATGGATCGTCCTTTACATAAACGCGAACGCGTGAAAATCCAGATGCCGTCTGTGGCGGGGGGTCGAACCTGTTTGGTCGAGGTGGATATTCGTGAAGACCCACGAGATGCTGAACAAAAAATTTTGTATGTCTATGATACTTCAGAGGTCGAGGACCTTCGACGTCTGTTATCTGACACAGGAAAGTTCCAAGATATTATCGGCAAAAGCCCGGAAATTCAGGCTGTGTTTCAGCAGATTCAGGAATTGACACGTGTTGATTCCACAGTATTAATCGAAGGAGAAACCGGCACGGGAAAAGAATTAGTCGCACGGGCTATCCATCGTGCGAGCCATCGTCAACATGGACCATTCATTGCCGTCAATTGTGCAGGCCTGACAGAATCATTGGTCGCCAGCCAATTATTCGGGCATAAGCGAGGCGCCTTCACGGGTGCTGTTTCAGATCAGGAAGGATTGTTTGAAGCCGCCGAAGGCGGCACGCTGTTTTTAGACGAAATCGGGGATGTTCCTCTTTCCATTCAAACCAGTTTGCTTCGCGTGCTGCAGGAGCGGGAAATTACCCGTCTCGGTGAATCCAAGCTCCGAAAAATTGATGTCCGAGTCATTGCGGCAACCCATCACAGTTTAGCCAAAGATGTGAAAGCCGGACAGTTTCGTGAAGACCTGCTTTACCGAATTCGGGTCGGGCGAATTCTTCTTCCCCCCTTGCGAGAACGACGGGAAGATATTCCTCTGTTATCCAGTGCATTTTTAGGTCAATGCCGCGCTACCACCGGACGCCCCGTTGAAATGATCAGCCAGCAAGCCATGCGCCTCCTCATGGGTTATTCATGGCCTGGCAATGTTCGTGAACTGCAGCATGCTATCGAATTTGCCGTCATCCGTAGTCGGGATGCGACTCTGCAACCACTTGACTTTCCTCCTGAAATTTTGGAGCAGAAGGATCTCCCTCTTCTCACCAAAGGACACCAGTCTCCAATTCGGCAACAGGACTCTACAATCATGGAAGCCTTGGAGAAAACCGGCGGGAACCGATCGGCGGCAGCGAAACTTCTTGGAATCAGCCGAGTGACCCTCTACCGGCGCCTTCACCGACTTGGCATCCAGTAACACTTCCTCCCAGCACTCACTCCTATTTTCAACATGTTACATATGAAACACTAATGAAACAAATTTGTATCATTTTAGTGTTACATGTTTACAAGTAGTAAGTTTTACTGTGTCTATAAATAGTTGTTTTTATTTAATTTTTAAAATTTAACAATTGGCATTGTACTTGTATATAGATAAATAGTGAATGAGTTTCATGGGGAAAATTAACCAAGAGATCAATAAGAAAAAGAAAGGAGGAACCATGTTGTTCCAACGAGCTTTATTAACAATGGTTTTCTTTATGGTAGGTAGTACCTTGGCCCTGGCTGACAGTTCACAACTAATGAAGGACCAAGCGACAGGTGTTCAATCCGATCAGAAGAAGTTGGAAAGGCTTGAATCGAAAATTCAGGCACTAGAGTCACGAATTAACCAATACTTACCCAAGTCCTCCACAGAAGTCGACCTGGGCAGCAACCCGTATGATTCAGATGTGGTCAAAAGAATGGTGGGGTGGTCCTCTCAGGATCACCTGACCAAAGCGAGGGAACACCAAGAGCAAATCGATAGTTTGGATAACAAAATTCAAAATCTCAATGATCGGATTGAGCGATTTAACAAAAAGCCGTACCTGGATACGAAAGGGTTTAAGCGAGACAACTTGAAACGGTTAAAGGGAAATCTGGTTCAAGATCTTCGCGAAGCAACAGTGAAGACCGCTTGGCATCAGGAACAAGCCGAAAAGGTCATGTTTTCTGAATCCGCTCATCACAACCCGCAACAAAACTCTTAGTTGCGCTCAATCCTTCCACGCTGAAAGGGAACCGTCTTTTCCTCAAAGACGGCTCCCTTTCAAATATCTATCATCGCTGACACTACCAATACCAAACTAGTTCACCCCAGCTCGACTGTACAAAGCTTAACTTTAAACTTTACTAGGGATATTAACCAGGACAGTAGAGTTCAGAGAACTTCTCGGGACCAGGAGCGTGGACCATGAAGAATTCATAAAACATTGAACATTTTAGGGGGTTAGAACAGCTATATGGTTGAACCAAAATGGAAATCCTAGGTGTATCAATCAGGATGGCTATAAGGGCTCACAGCCTTCAAAATTTGGGCCACCACCTCCCCCAACTCCCTCCAAAAATGTGTGCGCCAAGTCCAAGTTTTTCCTCTTGCTAAATTCAAAGGTTTGTATTAATTTCCTGCCCGCAAAATCGGTGTAGGACTTTGAAATCGTTCCAATGCACCCGTCTCAGGGTAGAATAAATAAGTCGTCGGGACAAGGGGATGTCGGTCATTCTATATAGGCTCTCATTGTTGAGAAACTCCTAGCTTCCAAGACGACCATTTGTCTCATAATACACAGCGCTACGGCTGAACCGTAGTCTACATTCACCCCGGATTGATTCACGACATCGAATCAACTCAGAGGAGTTAGAATGATCACAACTTGCGCTCTGGTATTTCCAAGAGCAGAAAATGGAACTAGCCATGTTGCTTGTTCGCACTATCATTCTTCCCAGCTCCATTCATGGCATTGGTCTCTTTGCTGACCAATTCATCCCTGCCCAAACCGTCATTTGGCATTTCGATCCAAAATTCGATGTGGGCTACACCGATCAAGAATTTCAGAACCTTTCGCCAGCCGCTCAACTCCACACCAGAAAATACTCCTACTTTTCCGCGGAAATGAATCTATGGATTCTCTGTGGGGATGATGCTCGATTCATGAATCACTCGGATCATCCCAACACGTTTGAAGAACCAGGGATTCGCACCATTGCCTTACACGACATTCACCCCGGAGAAGAACTGTTGTGCGACTACAATCAATTTGATGCACGGTCCTTTTCCGAAGACGACTTCACGCCGGAAAAAAGCCTCGCGACCACATAGCACCTAAACGGCAAGCAAGGGCCTATCCTTTGGCGAAGACAGGCCCTTGTGGGAACACCACATCCATGTTAGATTGATAGTCAATCGTGTAAGCACTCCTGAAATCGGGGGCAACAATCCCCAGGCAGACATGGAGTCAATCACGATCTTTTTTTTGTCCAAACGTCACCATCCCGCATCTGCCAAGCATTCCACTACAGCGTTACGGCGTATGGCTTGCCTGATCATTGCGACAAGGTCGTCAGGATATTTCTATCATTTTAGTGAGGTATGTTCTTGTTTCACACATCGTGGTTCACCATTCGTACCTTTCTTCGGGATGCCGGAGGAAGTCTCTATCACATTTTTATCGTGGCGCTCAGCGCGGGCATCGCGCTCTTACTACCATTAGGCGCCAAACAATTCTTGACGTTCTGGTCACACGTGGAGCATGACAAATTTTCCATCATTTGCATGGAAATGACCGTGGCCGTCCTGCTCATCGCGGTCCTGAGCTATATCCATCGCAGCATCCGAGACCGCTCGATGGCTGCCGTGGCCACTGGGGCCGGGCTCGTGTCATTTTTTCCTAAACGCACGCCAGCGGCGCAGCATCACATTAAACAACTCAAAGAAGAACAAGGCACGGGCCGTACTATTATGGTCATTGGATCAAGCGGCTACAGCACCTTCGTCGATCAAGTGGGCGATCTCTCGTCCGTCCTCGATAAATGTTTAGGAGCGAAAATTCTCTTGGTGAACCCCAATGGGCAGGAAGCCAGTGCGCGAATCCAAGCCATGGGTCATCCCCAGCACACCTTGGCGACATTTCGTGAAGAAATCCGTCAGAGTATTGACCTGCTGAAACGGCTCAAGGCCATGGGAAAGGCTGTCAAACTTAAGTTGTATGCCGATCCGCCCCTGATCAAAATGGTCATCCTCGGAGATTACCTCTGGCTCCAGCACTACCATGCCGACCTGGATATCCAGGATATGCCCGAATATGTCATGCGGCATAATCGCAAAGATCATGGACTGTATACGCTCTACGCCCATTACTTTGAAAATCGCTGGGAGAGTACGGAAATTCCAGAATACGACCTGGAAACGGACGAGTTAGTCTATCGAAGCCGTGGAGGAAAAGAGATCCGTCGAGAACAGTTTGAAAGTCAGGCAGCGGCAGAAGAATCCAGGGCAACGGGAAAGTTGCTTCACATTAACCCTGACCCGCCACGACTGACGGCTTCCGCATCGCTCATGAACCCGCTCTGCAAGGCTAGCGAGAGCAGCGAGTCGCAGGGATAATCTATCGACACCCAGCAAGGGTTTGAGCAAAGGAGAAGCCGGAACTACTCTGCTTTTTGGTTCAGCTTGGCGAGATTCAGTAAGTAGTGATCGAGGTGTTTGGCAAATAACTGACGGTCCCGCTGTGTCATCGCGGATGGACCACCCGTCTCAACTCCACTGGCCCTGAGAGTTTCCATGAAATCCCTCATCGTTAGCCGGGCTTGAATGGTATCAGCAGAATGCAGCTCACCGCGTGGATCCAATGCATGTCCACCCTTTGCAATCACTTCCGCAGCAAGCGGAATATCACCGGTAATCACCAAGTCCCCGACCTCCATTCTTCGGAGGATTTCAGAATCAGCCACATCAAATCCATCGACAACCTGGAGCGCAGATATATAGGGAGAAGGAGGAGTATAGAGAAGCCGATTCGCCACAAGCGTGACCATTACACTTGTCCTCTCCGCGGCCCGAAATAAAATTTCCTTAATCACCTTTGGACAGGCATCGGCATCAACCCAAATCGCCATTGGATAACTTTCGTTTTTGCAGAGTGCCCAGACATTGAAGAAAGAGTCATATGCACTCTTACATGAAAACCAAAATAAAAACCGTTGATTTTCATTCCGTCAGGCATGGTGGACTTTGCCGAAACAAAGCCCACCATATTTTTGAAAGGATAAAGCTTAGATATATTAACCCTTCTTCTTTTTCGCCTGTTGGCTAGCCTTCTGCTTTTGACTTTTCTCCTTATCCTTTTTTCCGCCCTTGTCTCCCATAGTATCCCTCCTTTCTCAAAAAGATTGACCGTCATGCAAGAGGAGTTTCTTGACTCCAAACCCCGATTACGTGAGCAAAAGATTTTCTTGTGCGCTAAAACACATCAGGAGAATTTTCAAGAAAACAATCCAGAGCATGCGCTGAGTGATCAACTATTGCAAGGGGAAGTTCCTGCTAGTGGAACAAGAAGATTTCTCATTCAATGTACGCCTTTGAGGAAAACTTATTGACCTCTCTCCAATAGTAAAAATTTGCCGCAAAAAGCATACTTTTGGAAGCCACAGATTCTCCTCAAAAAATTTTCCTCAGTCTAACAGGTCGATCAGGGGGGGGAAGGAACCTGCCCCTCCTTCACGGAAATATACTCAACCCACAGCGCCCATTTTTGCTTGCACAATTAGATCTATGGCGGTAGCGTACCGCCTAAATATTCTTCGCGCACATCAATCCAGGGAGGGTGTGACGATGTCGGCGGAATATCCCAAAAAATATTGGTGGCTTATCCTCATCGTCGTCCCATTGGCCATCGCGGTGATTGGCATCCTACCGCAATTCACGGGTAAGGACGAAGCCGATTCCATCACTATTTCCAATACAGAATTTTCCGGGGATCTCCACTTCAACACTACGGATGTCATTATCAAGGAGTTTACCCAAATAACAGGGCAATCCTTGAACGACCATCACCTGCTGACCTTAATCAAGAAAGGTGTAAATCTGGTGAGGGGGAAAGAATACGAAGCCGCGCTCCCTCTCTTTCAAGAAATCACCAAGCAAGTGGATTTACCCTCCGTGCAAAACAATCTGGGCACGCTGTATGCCTCAACCGGACAGTACACCGAGGCACGAAAATCCTATCAGCGAGCGATTGCCCAAGCGCCGACCGATCCTCACGTGCAATATAACCTGGGACTCTTGAAGTATCGTGATGGAGAGGTGGAATCAGCCAAATCACACCTCATGGAAGCCTCAAACATTGGGGCGGCCAAGGATATCGTCAGGAAAATAGAGGGCCAAAAAAAAGAGGGAACGCGGGAAAACGAGCCGAACAATGTGTTTAAGCAGGCGAGCAACATGACCCCTGGACGAACCATAGAAGGCGCGCTCACTGAGCCTTCCGATGCCGATTATTTTGTATTCGAAACTCCTCCCACCCATCGCGATATGCTGGAAATTCAGTTACAGAATCACACGGACGGATATCGCCCTTACCTGGCGATTTATAATGGTCAAAAAAATGAATTTTGGCATCAAGGCGCGGAGAACTCAGGCCAAGACTTATCGTACCGATTTCCTGCGATTCCTAGCGGTAAATATTATGTCTACGTAGGACAATGGAGTAATACGGCGGGGCAGTATGCCTTGCGGGTAAGTGCTTTACAAAAATTCGATGGATTTGAACCCAATGAAGACCTTCAAACAGCCGCGCCGCTCTCCATGGGAAAAGAAGCCGAAGCCAATATCATGGATTCCGGAGACCATGACTATTTTCATTTTAAGACATCCTCCAACTTCGAAAAAATCACCCTTACCCTTCGCAATCAATCCAGCACGCTCCGGCCCTACCTGGTGCTATATAATGGGGTCAAAAAAGAACTGTGGCATGCCGGCGCCGATAACGCCGGTCAGGATCTTCGCTATGAATTTCAACCGGCGCCCAATGAATCATACTATGTGTATGTGGGGCAATGGAGCGGCACACAAGGTCTCTACCGCCTTGCTGTTCAATATCAGTAATGCTTCATAAACATTTGAGAGATTTAAGAAAGTTTCAAACGGCTAAGAAATTTTAATCAAGTCTGACCCTATTTCTTAATTGGCCTCGTTTTACCGCCCTGCTTCGGCAGCGGCTGAACTCGAGCGTTAGGCAATTCATCAAAACAAAGAAGTATATTTAATGAAGCAAGAGTTTACAATTGACATATCAGAGGGAGCTAAAAGCGCATTAGAGGCTTTGCAGATTCTGACTGATCTTGATCCCAACGAAGGCTTCCACGCATCCAATGATCTTAGGCCGCCTTTAGGAATATATAATACTTCAATATCAAGGATATGTGACAAGCTTACTAAATGTTGCATTAAACTTGAGGCGTACTTCAAATCCTCAATAAAAGTCGATGATTTAAGACGAAAGGATGAACTTCGAGAAGAAGTTATTGATTATTTAGAATTGGCGCTGTATGCAGCAGCAGAGCATGTTGATGATGTGGCTCTTATTGCAAAAGGCTTTTTTCCTGATAAGAAAAAGTATAAGTCATCAAAACCTGCTAGGCAGTTAGAAAACACAGTAAAAAAACATAAGGGTTTGATCTCGGCCAGCATAAATGCAATTAAGCATCACCAAGCACGCCTCCGACTTTATTCTCTAGAAATACTGCATGGAGATACCCCTCATTGTTTGCATGGCTACTTTATTGAAGGTGTTCATGATGGAGTAGTCGGGCCAAATAAAATTTTTCATGACAATCAGCGTCAAGTTTTTTCTATTACCTCGTTAATGTGGGAAATACTATGTTTTGTTCTTAATGCATCTCGGCAATTGAAAACATTTTTGGAAGTAGTCACTACTTCTAAGCCAAATGAAAGCCTAAAATGCAATGGTGTTTTCACAAAGGCTGTGATTGCAGCAGCTAGGCTTCCACTTTACTCTTTTGATGAGATCCATCCATTTTCTGAAACAAGAGTTATTGTTATGTGCTCGGACGGTAAAAATAGCCTCCTAGATTCAAGGATTTATGGTTCAATCACCAATAAATGGACCTCTTCAGACAAAATGGCATTTTTTCAAAATTCGTGCGGCTATGCTGGTGATGGAGTAACTAAGTCATTTCGTATGGTAAAACCAATTGCTGTAAGGCTTCAGCATTGGACATAGTCATGCTTAACAAAGCAAATGCACTCGGACCGCATAAACATAAACCGGCGTTAGGGAGCATGAAGTTTATGTGGAAATTTTCCAGGTTAGCGTGAATTGTTATTGTCAACAAGAAAAATGGATAAGATTTATTTTCAACGCAAAATCAGAGGACAAGCCCTGCAATAATACATTTCCATCAGTCTTTTTTTGTCTTTCAATTCGGCTTTTCCAACCCCATCTTTTGCATGCGGGAAACTAAGGTTGTAGGTTTGATGCGGAGTAAGGTTGCGGCGCCGTCATCGCCGTAGACTTTCCAGTTGACCTTCTCCAGCGCCTTTCTCAAATTCTCGCGTTCGAAATCACGCATTTCGTCTTCGGTCATGATTTCAGCCTGACCGGGGCTGACGGATTTTTTCCTTCCTAGTAATGAAGAACGTACCGAATCCGACACAGTAGGCAAGCCAAACTGGAGGGTGCTGCAGCGCGAGGTAATCACGGCCCGTTCGATCACGTTTTGCAACTCACGAATATTCCCAGGCCAATCGTATTTTTGCAGTTCGATGACATGCGCCTGCGTCAGTCTTGGTGGATTGGAACAATTCATTTTCTTCGAGGTAAGTTCTAAAAAGTTAGTAGCCAAAAGAGGAATGTCTTCTTTGCGTTCGCGTAAAGGGGCGACTTCCAATGGAAACACATTCAATCGATAATACAGATCCTGTCGAAATCGACCGGCTTCAACTTCTTTTTTGAGATCACGATTTGTCGCGGCGACGACGCGCACATCAGCTTTCCTCGTTCGTTCATCGCCAACGCGTTCGTATTCGTTTTCTTGAAGGACACGCAACAGTTTACTTTGCAACTCAAGTGGAATCTCGCCCACTTCATCCAAAAACAACGTGCCCCCATCCGCCACTTCAAACCGCCCAGCACGATCTCTAAGCGCTCCGGTGAACGAGCCTTTGACATGGCCGAAGAATTCGCTTTCATA containing:
- a CDS encoding YaiI/YqxD family protein, producing the protein MAIWVDADACPKVIKEILFRAAERTSVMVTLVANRLLYTPPSPYISALQVVDGFDVADSEILRRMEVGDLVITGDIPLAAEVIAKGGHALDPRGELHSADTIQARLTMRDFMETLRASGVETGGPSAMTQRDRQLFAKHLDHYLLNLAKLNQKAE
- a CDS encoding SET domain-containing protein; this encodes MLLVRTIILPSSIHGIGLFADQFIPAQTVIWHFDPKFDVGYTDQEFQNLSPAAQLHTRKYSYFSAEMNLWILCGDDARFMNHSDHPNTFEEPGIRTIALHDIHPGEELLCDYNQFDARSFSEDDFTPEKSLATT
- a CDS encoding tetratricopeptide repeat protein, which gives rise to MAVAYRLNILRAHQSREGVTMSAEYPKKYWWLILIVVPLAIAVIGILPQFTGKDEADSITISNTEFSGDLHFNTTDVIIKEFTQITGQSLNDHHLLTLIKKGVNLVRGKEYEAALPLFQEITKQVDLPSVQNNLGTLYASTGQYTEARKSYQRAIAQAPTDPHVQYNLGLLKYRDGEVESAKSHLMEASNIGAAKDIVRKIEGQKKEGTRENEPNNVFKQASNMTPGRTIEGALTEPSDADYFVFETPPTHRDMLEIQLQNHTDGYRPYLAIYNGQKNEFWHQGAENSGQDLSYRFPAIPSGKYYVYVGQWSNTAGQYALRVSALQKFDGFEPNEDLQTAAPLSMGKEAEANIMDSGDHDYFHFKTSSNFEKITLTLRNQSSTLRPYLVLYNGVKKELWHAGADNAGQDLRYEFQPAPNESYYVYVGQWSGTQGLYRLAVQYQ
- a CDS encoding sigma 54-interacting transcriptional regulator, with amino-acid sequence MTDHTTPDEPSSSRTTHFDPGQKIDPSLETPEQLKKALHHLGERVKELTALHTTARLFQEEHASTESLLEKIAALLPPSWQYPDITAGRICFDGLNITTPNFQDTPWVQRATFQCQGNRAGSIEVVYLEEKPHEVEGPFLAEERHLINSLAEMLKIHLDRKRSHEELRKLSKVYMDATDPIIIEDLNGIIVDVNPETERVYGWTSQELIGQSIMQLVPPEGQALSQELRQQCQQGHVVRNISSYRRSKSGAVMPILISLSLLTEEDGQPTGLATFTKDISELKEAEAELRKAHNELEQRVQIRTAELSKANHALTQEIAQRKEAEHNLEEALEKIQRSHDDLQAIMNQLHIGMALVNREGKIVFLSQGMRHLSLRHPERFIGHSWEQLFEDKEHLPVLIDMMDRPLHKRERVKIQMPSVAGGRTCLVEVDIREDPRDAEQKILYVYDTSEVEDLRRLLSDTGKFQDIIGKSPEIQAVFQQIQELTRVDSTVLIEGETGTGKELVARAIHRASHRQHGPFIAVNCAGLTESLVASQLFGHKRGAFTGAVSDQEGLFEAAEGGTLFLDEIGDVPLSIQTSLLRVLQEREITRLGESKLRKIDVRVIAATHHSLAKDVKAGQFREDLLYRIRVGRILLPPLRERREDIPLLSSAFLGQCRATTGRPVEMISQQAMRLLMGYSWPGNVRELQHAIEFAVIRSRDATLQPLDFPPEILEQKDLPLLTKGHQSPIRQQDSTIMEALEKTGGNRSAAAKLLGISRVTLYRRLHRLGIQ